GAGCGTGACCCTCGCCGAAAAGGGCGATCTGGCCTCCGGCACGTCCTCGGCCTCGACCAAGCTTTTTCATGGCGGGCTGCGCTATCTGGAATTCTTCGAGTTCCGCCTTGTCCGCGAGGCTCTGGAAGAGCGCGAGACGCTTCTGCGCGCCATGCCGCATATCAGCTGGCCAATGCGGTTCGTGCTGCCCTACCACAAGGATATGCGCTTTGAGGCGGGCACGCCCACCTCGCGGCTTCTCACGATTTTCATGCCATGGATGCGCGGGCGCAGGCCTGCTTGGCTGATCCGGCTGGGGCTTTTTCTCTACGACACTATGGGCGGGCGCAAAATCTTGCCGGGCACACGCAGGCTTGATCTGCACACCGACCCCGCGGGCACGCCGCTAAAGGAAAAATACCGCAAGGCTTATGAATATTCCGATTGCTGGATCGAAGACTCGCGCCTTGTCGTGCTCAACGCGCGCGATGCAGAGGCACGCGGGGCCACCATTCGCACCCGCACCCGTGTGGCCCGTGCACGGCGCGCGGGCGACCTCTGGGAGATCACAGTGGAGAGCCCGGACGGCCCAGAGACGCATCACGCCCACGCCCTTGTGAACGCCGCTGGCCCTTGGGCGGCTGAGGTGATCCAGACCACGATCGGCCTCAACAGCGCCGACAGCGTCCGCCTTGTGCGCGGCAGCCATATCGTCACGCGCAAGCTCTTTGATCATGACCGCAGCTATTTCTTCCAAGGCGAGGATGGGCGCATCATCTTTGCGATCCCCTATGAGGGTGATTTCACCCTGATCGGCACCACGGATTCAGAACATTCCGACCCGCAGACCCCACCCGAATGCACCGAGGCCGAGGCCGATTACCTGCGCCACTTCGCCAGCCGGTATTTCAAACGCGAGGTCACGCGCGAGGATATCGTCTGGACCTATTCCGGCGTCCGCCCACTCTATGATGACGGTGCGAGCAGCGCCACCGCCGCCACCCGCGATTATGTCCTGCGGTTGGAGACCTCCGGCGCGGCACCGCTTCTCAACATTTTTGGCGGCAAGATCACAACCTACCGCCGCCTCGCCGAGAGCGCTCTGGCCGAGCTTGGGGCGTATTTCCCCAATGCCACGGGCAACTGGACCGCAGGCGTGCCCCTGCCCGGCGGCGATTTTCCCGTGGACGGCGTGACCAAACTCACCGCAGCACTGGAGCAAGACTATCCGTTCCTCGGCCCCCAAGAGGCGCGCCGCCTGATCCGCGCCTATGGTACCGAAGCGCCGCACATGTTGGGCGCTGCCAAAACGCGCGCCGATCTGGGTCAGGAATTCGGCGCGGGCCTGACCGAGGCCGAGCTGCGCTGGCAAATGGCCCATGAATATGCGCAAAGGGCCGAGGATGTCGTCTGGCGTCGCACGCGGCTGGGCCTCAAGATGAGCGCGGATAAGATTGCAGCGCTGGACACATGGATGCGCGCGGCGGCGATTGGCAAGGC
The nucleotide sequence above comes from Roseovarius carneus. Encoded proteins:
- the glpD gene encoding glycerol-3-phosphate dehydrogenase is translated as MTNPVDLFIIGGGINGCGIARDAAGRGLSVTLAEKGDLASGTSSASTKLFHGGLRYLEFFEFRLVREALEERETLLRAMPHISWPMRFVLPYHKDMRFEAGTPTSRLLTIFMPWMRGRRPAWLIRLGLFLYDTMGGRKILPGTRRLDLHTDPAGTPLKEKYRKAYEYSDCWIEDSRLVVLNARDAEARGATIRTRTRVARARRAGDLWEITVESPDGPETHHAHALVNAAGPWAAEVIQTTIGLNSADSVRLVRGSHIVTRKLFDHDRSYFFQGEDGRIIFAIPYEGDFTLIGTTDSEHSDPQTPPECTEAEADYLRHFASRYFKREVTREDIVWTYSGVRPLYDDGASSATAATRDYVLRLETSGAAPLLNIFGGKITTYRRLAESALAELGAYFPNATGNWTAGVPLPGGDFPVDGVTKLTAALEQDYPFLGPQEARRLIRAYGTEAPHMLGAAKTRADLGQEFGAGLTEAELRWQMAHEYAQRAEDVVWRRTRLGLKMSADKIAALDTWMRAAAIGKARTGA